The Pelagibaculum spongiae genome has a segment encoding these proteins:
- a CDS encoding valine--pyruvate transaminase: MQFSKFGEKFTGNSGILSLMDDLGRALAASGENTVMMGGGNPAHIPEVEQILQQRMLEIAQDPALLRRLIGIYDPPQGESEFIVELAKMLKQQFGWQVGPENIALTNGSQSAFFVLFNLFGGQFSDGSFKQIQFPLAPEYIGYADTGLDHEIFKSTLPEIEMLEAPFYKYHVDFNRLHIGENTGAICVSRPTNPTGNVITDEELAHLDQLARDNDIPLILDNAYGLPFPGLIYTDAKPFWNDNTILCLSLSKLGLPATRTGIVVAKPEVIKAISSVTAIQNLSPSSLGSLLTLEMVKNGQLMNLCQDVIRPWYQKHAQFAVSTFIENMAKAGDYPYKIHKPEGAMFLWLWFPDLPISSLELYNRLKAREVLVVSGHYFFPGLTGEVEDKWQHRDECIRINYARDENELKRGLAIIAEEIAKAWQEK; the protein is encoded by the coding sequence ATGCAGTTTTCTAAATTTGGTGAAAAATTCACCGGCAATTCCGGAATTCTCTCCCTAATGGATGATCTTGGCCGAGCACTGGCAGCATCTGGAGAAAATACAGTGATGATGGGCGGTGGTAATCCAGCGCACATTCCCGAAGTAGAGCAAATTTTGCAGCAAAGAATGCTGGAAATAGCACAAGACCCGGCACTGCTACGTCGGCTAATTGGCATCTACGATCCACCTCAAGGCGAGTCAGAATTCATCGTTGAGCTGGCAAAAATGCTCAAGCAGCAATTTGGCTGGCAGGTTGGCCCAGAAAACATTGCACTCACCAACGGTAGTCAGTCAGCCTTTTTTGTACTGTTCAACCTGTTTGGCGGCCAATTCTCCGATGGCAGCTTTAAGCAGATTCAATTCCCACTGGCTCCGGAATATATCGGCTATGCCGACACCGGCTTGGACCATGAAATTTTCAAGTCCACCTTGCCAGAAATCGAAATGCTCGAAGCGCCCTTCTACAAATATCATGTCGATTTCAATCGGCTGCATATTGGAGAAAATACTGGAGCAATTTGCGTTTCTCGACCGACCAATCCAACCGGTAATGTGATTACCGATGAAGAATTGGCGCACTTAGACCAACTAGCACGAGACAACGACATTCCGTTAATTCTGGATAATGCCTATGGCTTACCTTTCCCAGGATTAATTTATACCGATGCCAAACCTTTTTGGAATGACAATACGATTTTATGCCTGAGCCTTTCCAAGCTTGGGCTACCGGCCACTCGAACTGGCATAGTCGTTGCCAAACCAGAAGTGATTAAGGCAATCAGTTCAGTGACCGCGATTCAGAATTTATCGCCTAGTAGCTTGGGCAGTTTGTTAACTCTAGAAATGGTCAAAAATGGCCAGCTGATGAATTTATGCCAAGATGTGATTCGCCCCTGGTATCAGAAGCACGCTCAATTTGCAGTCTCTACTTTTATCGAAAATATGGCTAAAGCAGGCGACTATCCCTATAAAATCCACAAACCAGAAGGTGCAATGTTCCTTTGGTTGTGGTTCCCGGATTTACCCATTAGTAGCCTTGAACTTTACAACCGCTTAAAAGCCAGAGAAGTACTGGTGGTTTCTGGCCATTATTTCTTCCCGGGGTTAACTGGCGAAGTAGAAGATAAATGGCAGCACCGCGATGAATGCATCCGCATTAATTACGCCAGAGATGAAAACGAACTAAAGCGCGGCTTAGCAATTATTGCTGAAGAGATCGCTAAAGCTTGGCAAGAAAAATAA
- a CDS encoding Ig-like domain-containing protein, whose protein sequence is MARKSDSPMMLCCGLFRKLFRGLIVSWLLLFSGQLFAANIIISQGAGFTDSTAVSPVGGNSGTTIGQQRLKVFEKAAEMWASNLGVKIDVVVDARFEPQSCSSSQAVLGSASAVNVFADFPNAPLASTYYHSALANTLAGIDLAPGQADILARFNSSIDNNNDCLNNRNWYYGFDGRSGGNIDFLSVVLHEMGHGLGFSTFVNKYAGSRFMGKDDTYMARLYDAVQGLSWTQMSNQQRQTSMTSNGGLQWSGEVAIERARIKLNSGVAGDGKVRMYAPTTLVGGSSVSHFDTVLSPDELMEPFIGSAVQNLFLSVGLFQDIGWPLFYDVDVQLNWVDPAQSNRLLNSKISQPGKPFTLSLQMNNQGDDQATGQVVEIRLPQGLQIISAEGAGQFSNNRWQVDQLIGGASAQLNLQLIAAMPITGSVEAEIVLSTSDDLDSRPNNNQPNEDDQVALALQVMPVAPVAVNDNFTIAANQAASLALLQNDLVSAANFNLSSLEFVNQTSQAGWQLLTNGELQITPAFGFTGQLVFQYRVKAQNSSSFSNWANVTVEVVADSGVRLQPDMLQGREDQSIAINLLDNDQGLTDQAAQLVSSPENGVVTLLGNGLLTYTPDDNFNGSDQLIYSVAGINAQVSINIAPVNDQPFFAEISAQQLIVSEAWSLQLIASDVDGDWLQFSSSNLPSWMSLSAGGKLSGVPSSSGSEQITLAVNDRAGSSVSKTINLNIAPAEARGLFLSQRASQASAERNSEARFSWHLTNQSDKNLSQVTFNLTLQSDTDLIVLQDSACQKIDQLTVRCSLGNLSINQSRTIGLSITAEKNGQYQILANASATGTDMTALAPWAVRVTGLPLIEGDGQGPQQTTLTSNVVSKDLDRDGDKDLIILAKSGEANQILLNHQGGWQSVAMFDPESDSYAADVAVINGQIFIATANGAGQPNKLYLWQNDTLQLVQIFTRPEEAESRSVAFADLDGDGNQDLVFANAMINQTATDSTVYRYAPVEDSAESLAIGSEKNGEFVFWQALQTEDAQTLALADINADGWLDIVIAGYKKDWYYPNQGVQQNAFSQRSEIPNAGYTNQLAVIDVDNDNRIDDLVMARQAYGDSDASEMLDNANPIYRFHNGQFSLLKKLGQADTLGLMAKDLNNDGSFDIVFVDQQGVHGFHQIDPQVMQQITSDYRVDNMQTASLVQDQQQVLDQLFVSSSQLFNTPHAMAVTSLDYDRDGDDDLLFAATENGGSDLYLNQGNNQFSTPQNNQAAGGGGGGSLHWLGLLLLMIALKRPCKRLRE, encoded by the coding sequence ATGGCTAGAAAGTCAGATAGTCCGATGATGTTGTGTTGTGGGTTGTTTCGAAAATTATTTCGTGGATTGATTGTCAGTTGGTTGCTGTTGTTTAGTGGCCAATTGTTTGCAGCCAACATCATTATTAGTCAGGGTGCTGGTTTTACAGATAGCACAGCAGTGTCGCCAGTCGGTGGCAATAGCGGGACGACTATTGGTCAGCAGCGGCTCAAGGTGTTTGAAAAAGCCGCCGAAATGTGGGCCAGCAATTTAGGTGTGAAAATTGACGTGGTGGTTGATGCCCGTTTCGAGCCCCAGTCATGTTCATCTTCCCAGGCAGTGTTAGGCTCGGCTTCAGCCGTCAATGTTTTCGCTGATTTCCCCAATGCTCCGCTTGCTAGTACTTATTATCATTCTGCTTTAGCTAATACACTTGCTGGAATCGACCTAGCGCCAGGCCAAGCAGATATTCTGGCCAGATTTAATTCATCGATCGACAACAATAACGATTGTTTAAATAATCGAAACTGGTATTACGGTTTTGATGGTCGCTCAGGCGGCAATATTGATTTTTTGAGTGTGGTTTTGCATGAAATGGGCCATGGGCTTGGCTTTAGTACCTTTGTTAATAAATACGCTGGTAGCCGTTTTATGGGTAAGGACGATACCTACATGGCTCGGCTTTATGATGCGGTACAAGGGCTAAGCTGGACACAAATGTCGAACCAGCAGCGTCAAACTTCTATGACCAGTAATGGTGGGCTGCAATGGTCAGGTGAAGTAGCAATAGAACGCGCCCGTATTAAATTAAATTCAGGTGTTGCTGGTGATGGAAAGGTTCGCATGTATGCACCAACTACCCTCGTTGGCGGTTCGTCAGTTTCCCACTTTGATACCGTATTATCACCCGATGAATTAATGGAGCCATTTATTGGCAGTGCGGTACAGAACTTATTTTTATCGGTCGGTTTGTTTCAGGATATCGGCTGGCCACTATTTTATGATGTCGATGTACAGCTGAACTGGGTTGATCCGGCACAAAGCAATCGTCTGTTAAATTCTAAAATATCCCAGCCGGGTAAGCCTTTTACCCTTAGCTTACAAATGAATAACCAAGGTGATGATCAAGCAACCGGGCAAGTAGTGGAAATTCGACTGCCACAAGGTTTACAGATTATTAGCGCTGAGGGGGCTGGGCAATTTTCTAATAACCGTTGGCAAGTAGACCAGTTAATTGGTGGTGCCAGTGCGCAGCTGAATTTACAGTTAATAGCAGCGATGCCCATTACAGGCTCTGTTGAAGCAGAAATCGTACTCAGCACCAGTGATGACCTAGATTCTCGGCCAAATAATAACCAGCCGAATGAAGATGACCAAGTAGCGCTTGCTTTGCAGGTAATGCCTGTTGCGCCGGTGGCAGTTAATGACAATTTTACCATTGCGGCTAATCAAGCTGCTAGCTTGGCATTGTTGCAAAATGACTTGGTTAGCGCCGCCAATTTCAATTTGTCTTCGTTAGAATTTGTCAATCAAACTAGCCAAGCTGGTTGGCAGCTATTAACCAATGGCGAATTACAAATTACTCCGGCTTTTGGGTTTACTGGTCAATTAGTATTCCAGTATCGAGTTAAGGCTCAAAACTCTTCATCGTTTAGTAATTGGGCAAACGTTACGGTTGAAGTAGTTGCCGATTCTGGGGTTCGTTTACAGCCAGATATGCTGCAAGGTCGAGAAGATCAATCAATCGCGATCAATCTACTAGATAACGATCAGGGCTTAACAGATCAGGCTGCGCAGTTGGTATCATCGCCAGAGAATGGTGTAGTGACTTTGCTGGGTAATGGTTTGTTAACTTACACGCCAGACGATAATTTTAATGGTAGCGATCAATTGATCTATTCAGTGGCGGGTATTAATGCCCAAGTGTCGATTAATATTGCGCCAGTTAATGATCAACCGTTTTTCGCTGAGATTTCTGCTCAACAATTAATAGTATCTGAAGCTTGGTCGCTACAACTAATCGCCAGTGATGTTGATGGTGATTGGTTACAGTTTTCTAGTAGTAATTTACCTAGCTGGATGAGTTTAAGCGCTGGCGGCAAGTTATCTGGCGTACCGTCATCATCGGGTTCAGAGCAAATTACTCTGGCGGTGAATGATCGAGCGGGTTCCAGTGTTAGCAAAACGATTAATTTAAATATTGCACCAGCTGAAGCGAGAGGGTTGTTTTTAAGTCAACGAGCGTCTCAAGCATCAGCGGAAAGAAATAGTGAAGCGCGGTTTAGTTGGCACTTGACTAATCAGTCAGATAAAAATTTATCTCAAGTAACATTTAACCTCACTTTGCAGTCTGATACCGATTTAATTGTGCTGCAAGATAGCGCTTGTCAGAAAATTGACCAATTAACCGTTCGTTGTTCATTGGGTAATCTCTCAATTAATCAAAGTCGCACGATTGGCCTGTCGATAACTGCCGAAAAAAATGGCCAATATCAAATTTTGGCTAATGCTTCAGCAACCGGTACTGATATGACTGCCTTAGCGCCATGGGCTGTGCGGGTGACAGGGTTACCTCTAATTGAAGGCGATGGTCAAGGTCCGCAACAAACCACTTTAACCAGTAATGTGGTCAGTAAAGATTTAGACCGTGATGGTGATAAAGATTTAATTATTCTGGCCAAATCAGGTGAAGCCAATCAGATTTTGTTAAATCATCAAGGTGGCTGGCAATCGGTTGCGATGTTTGACCCAGAAAGTGATAGTTATGCGGCGGATGTTGCAGTTATTAATGGCCAAATATTTATTGCAACGGCCAATGGTGCTGGTCAGCCGAATAAATTGTACTTGTGGCAAAATGATACGTTGCAATTGGTTCAAATATTTACTCGACCAGAAGAAGCGGAAAGCCGCAGTGTTGCCTTTGCTGATCTTGACGGTGATGGTAATCAAGACTTGGTGTTTGCCAACGCGATGATTAATCAGACTGCTACTGATTCAACAGTTTATCGATATGCGCCAGTTGAAGATTCTGCAGAAAGTTTAGCAATAGGTTCAGAAAAAAATGGAGAGTTTGTTTTCTGGCAAGCATTGCAAACCGAAGATGCTCAGACGTTAGCGCTGGCAGATATTAATGCTGATGGCTGGTTAGATATTGTTATTGCTGGTTATAAAAAGGATTGGTATTACCCTAATCAGGGCGTCCAGCAAAATGCATTCTCGCAGCGCTCGGAAATTCCAAATGCAGGTTACACTAATCAATTGGCAGTGATCGATGTAGATAATGACAATCGTATTGATGATTTGGTGATGGCGCGCCAAGCCTACGGTGATTCCGATGCTAGCGAAATGCTAGATAATGCTAATCCGATTTATCGGTTTCATAATGGACAATTTAGCTTGTTGAAAAAGTTGGGTCAGGCGGACACCTTAGGTTTAATGGCCAAAGATTTAAATAATGATGGTAGTTTTGATATTGTTTTTGTTGACCAGCAAGGAGTACATGGTTTTCATCAAATCGACCCGCAGGTAATGCAACAGATTACTTCAGATTACCGTGTTGATAATATGCAAACGGCTAGTTTGGTGCAGGATCAGCAGCAAGTGCTTGATCAGTTGTTTGTTTCTAGCTCCCAGCTATTTAACACTCCACATGCAATGGCAGTTACTTCATTGGATTATGATCGAGACGGCGATGATGATTTATTATTTGCTGCAACCGAAAATGGCGGCAGTGATCTCTATTTAAATCAGGGTAATAACCAATTTTCAACCCCACAAAATAATCAAGCGGCAGGTGGTGGAGGTGGTGGTAGTTTGCACTGGCTTGGTTTGTTATTGCTTATGATTGCTTTAAAGCGCCCTTGCAAACGATTAAGAGAATAA
- a CDS encoding YopT-type cysteine protease domain-containing protein produces the protein MAGKYLLECGSASDDYIWKGGVELFMQVKKIEQPLILLVLGGGKNGHSIALYKTNTEIRIFDPNFGEFWFHQKNFSGFIDKIIEIYYGKYNFVSFMLIDWLESDWSKAQEM, from the coding sequence ATGGCTGGAAAGTATTTGTTAGAATGTGGTTCTGCTTCTGATGATTATATCTGGAAAGGTGGGGTTGAGCTTTTTATGCAGGTGAAAAAAATAGAACAGCCTTTAATTCTTCTTGTGTTGGGTGGTGGAAAAAATGGACATTCAATTGCATTGTATAAGACTAATACGGAAATAAGAATTTTTGATCCAAATTTTGGTGAGTTTTGGTTTCATCAAAAGAATTTTTCCGGTTTTATTGATAAGATTATTGAAATATATTATGGGAAATATAACTTTGTTAGTTTTATGTTAATTGATTGGCTGGAGAGTGATTGGTCTAAGGCCCAAGAAATGTAG
- a CDS encoding putative selenate ABC transporter substrate-binding protein, with protein MKKLLQYTLFSILLSWFPLQVSAEVFTFTAIPDQDEQQLQKRFGKVAEYLSEQLGVEVRYIPVKSYAAAVSAFRNDQVQLAWFGGLSGVRARQLVPGSVAIAQGVEDQAFETWFIANKQTEIDASANLSEKLRGLRFTFGSKGSTSGRLMPEYYVRQQFNQAPEKVFSRVGFSGDHSRTIALVQAGAYQAGAVNFKVWQRELAEGKIDTSKVDVIWKTPAYPDYQWSVRGDIEQRWGKGFTDKLQQVLLNIKQPEILESFPRSGFIKADNSDYQPILDTAKNIGLID; from the coding sequence ATGAAAAAATTGTTGCAGTACACGTTGTTTTCAATCTTGCTTAGTTGGTTTCCGCTGCAGGTTTCCGCTGAGGTATTTACCTTTACCGCGATTCCTGATCAGGATGAGCAGCAGTTGCAAAAGCGCTTTGGCAAGGTAGCAGAGTATTTGTCTGAGCAGCTAGGTGTTGAAGTTCGCTACATTCCGGTTAAGTCATACGCAGCTGCTGTCAGTGCATTCCGTAACGACCAAGTCCAACTAGCATGGTTCGGTGGTTTGTCAGGTGTTCGTGCGCGTCAGTTGGTACCTGGCTCAGTTGCGATTGCTCAGGGTGTAGAAGATCAGGCGTTTGAGACTTGGTTTATCGCCAATAAGCAAACAGAAATTGATGCTTCAGCTAACTTGTCTGAAAAATTACGCGGCCTACGTTTCACTTTCGGTTCTAAAGGCTCTACTTCAGGCCGTTTGATGCCTGAGTATTATGTGCGTCAGCAGTTCAATCAAGCTCCAGAGAAGGTGTTCTCACGAGTTGGTTTTAGTGGTGACCACAGTCGTACTATTGCATTGGTTCAAGCTGGGGCTTATCAAGCAGGTGCGGTTAATTTTAAGGTGTGGCAGCGTGAACTGGCTGAAGGAAAAATCGATACCAGTAAAGTTGATGTGATCTGGAAAACACCGGCGTACCCTGATTACCAATGGAGTGTTCGAGGTGATATCGAACAGCGTTGGGGTAAAGGCTTTACTGACAAATTACAGCAGGTTTTGCTGAACATTAAGCAGCCTGAAATTCTGGAAAGCTTTCCACGCAGCGGGTTCATCAAGGCAGATAATTCCGACTACCAACCCATTTTGGATACGGCAAAGAACATTGGTCTAATCGATTAA